TGCCCACTGTGTGATCAAGTGTTTGAAACCATTGatcattttgttttcagcTGCGTTGTGGCTCGACAAGTTTGGACTTTCTTTCTTCGCATGTGGGATCATCAGAATTTCTTGCCGAACCAGGACTCTGAACTTGCAGGGTGGTCGTCTTCCATACAGCTACCGAGAAAGAGGAAGAAAGTTCTGGCTACGAAGTGCACGCTGGTTTGATGGACGATTTGGAAACATCGAAATGACGTGGTGTTTGAGGGTGCAAATGCGAGTGGTAGAGACATCATTAACGATGTTGAGAAAGAGTTAGTTGCTTGGCATAGAGCGAACCTGTTAGAAGAGAGATAACGGTCAAGATGAGTTGTTGTCGTGGAGAGATACCGACTAATGTAACATAACAATCTGTATTGTTTCATCGCAGTTTCTTTCTTCTATAAATGCatgtgtattctagaaaaaaaaggataaaaaataaaagagatGAACCAACGTTGGTTTCTTTGGATGCCCCATCTTATTTGCGTGACCAGATCATCTCCCAGGAACGAAATGTCACGTTTTTGTGCGGCGCTGACCAAGCCAAAAACTTGCAGCACGTATACGTGTCATCGACATCTCGATTAGTCAGCAGTAATGAATTACggagtactagtactagcGAGTAACGTGTTCCTGACTTCCTATCCGCCGCGTCACATCCATCCAGTATAAATACCGGCCCCGAACATCTCATCGAGTAATCCACCGAACATCTTGACGCCTGCAGCCAGCCATCTCTCCTCTCATCTCTGTCACGCAACACAGAGTCTCAGTAGTAAAACCCGTGCCCGACAGGCAAAGAACTTCAAATGGCATTCTGCCAAACGATAGCGCGTAGCCTACGGGCAGGCAGGAacgcggccgcggccgtgcCGCTGCCGAAGCCTCCGCCTCCCATTGTTCCCAGCCCGGCGCGACGGACGCTGCCGATAGTGCCCGCGGCCGTGGAAGACTGCCCGCCTCTCGCATTCCTGCGGCCCCGCCCAGCCACGGTCCGCGCCTACTCCACCGTGTCCGTCCCGCTCCCGCACCACTGCTTCCCCGCGTTCCCCGTCGGCGACAAGCTGTTTGACGGCCTCCGCCTCAACGGGCTCATCACGCCGCCCAGCGCCGTGGCTTGGACGGCGCCTGATCATCATCAGGAGACGTCGGGCGTGACGCTGCAGGAGGCCAGGAAGGtggcgagggcggcggagaTGGAGCTGGCGCGCGCCACGCTGAGATCCAACACCGAGAGCGTCGTGTCCGGGTCGGCATACGCCGCGCTCTGCGTGGacatggccggcggcgccgaggccgGCGGGCGCAGGCTGGCCAGGGCGCTCGACGATGCCGGCGTCGTCATCGTCCTCGGCgacgccgtcttcctccgccccGACATGGTGGCCAAAGCCATCGGGACCATCCTTCCTGGGGCCGCTCGAGGCGACGAGGCGCGGCGCGTGCTGCGCGAGAAGAAAGAGCTGGAGGCGATGGAGGCAGAGAAGGCGGCCATCGACGCGAGGGCCGCGGCCCAGGTGCGCGGGGAGCTGTGGTGCGGGCTGGGCCTCCTGGCGGCGCAGACGCTGGGCTTCATGCGGCTCACCTTCTGGGAGCTGTCGTGGGACGTCATGGAGCCCGTCTGCTTCTTCGTCACGTCGCTCTACTTCATGTCCGGGTACGCCTTCTTCATGCGCACGGCCGCGGAGCCGTCCTTCGAGGGGTTCTACCGGAGCCGCTTCGAGtcgaggcggcgccgcctcatGCGGGACCGCCGGTTCGACGTCGCCCGGTACAACGCTCTCAAGCACGGCGCGGGGTCCGCCGGTTATGCGGGGCAGAGCGATCCCCTGTTCAGGCACGTCACGCCATCATCgtgtacatcagtggcggcgTCGGTCCTCTAGGAAACTCTGTTTCGTGTTAACTAGTTTGAGACGTGTATAGATTGTAGAGTCCGGTGCTTGTCAGGGTTGGATCAGGTGGTCCGTGTCGCACGGTCAAATTCACTCATCGTTTGAGTTTGTTTGCCAAATTCACAGTTTTTATCGTGAAAACTTGAACGAACTTTACATGCTGAAAAGGGGAACGTGCACGTTTCGGGCTTGGCTCATCCGCTCATGGGCCAACTATCCTTCCCGGGATGAAAACATGGAGAATAATCACTTGGAGCCGTTCATCAAACCCAAAACTCACTTTTGTTTTTAAACAACGAATAGCTAATGAGGAGAATGACaattatttagaaacggagggagtagtagttaaCCAGGCTTCAGTGATTCGGATGCATACATCGAGAACCCAGAGACCGACACGACACCATAACGAATAGCTAATACTCCTATGTTTTTTGTAAACAACGAATAGCTGATCAAGAGAATGCTACTTTAGGCGGACGATCAGGAGAGCAACGACGGAGGACGACACgactactgctgctgcacggGGCAGAAGGTGATGAGGTACTGCGCTCCGGTGCCGCACGTGAAGGTGCTGGTGGCGTCGTCGTACGCGTAGCTGTAGGCCGCGGGGCACGCCGCCTTGAACAGCCTCGAGTACTCGGTGGGCCCGCAGCTGTCAGGGCCCCCGTGCGCGCCCGTGCAGCAGTACTCGGCCGTCCCGAACGCCTCGCACGCGCTCCTGCACGCCACCGTCGTCGCGCCGCCCTGTTCGCCTTCCTTCCCACCGGCGGCAGCCGGCACCTGCAGCTCCGCGGGGCACATCGCGTTCACGTCGCCGACGCACCCGGCGTAGCCGCACGTCGCGCCGTTCACCCGGTCgcccgccgtggccgccacgCCGATGCCGACGTTGTAGCCGTCCACCAGGCTCACGTCGTAGAAGTCCTTGCCGTCGGCGCCCCCCAGCGTGAACTCGGCCAGCGTCACGGGCGTCGCCCCGCCCAGGGAGCagcgcgccgcgccgccgcagtcGCCCGTGGCGCAGGCCAGGGACGAGTCCCCGGAGGCGACGCAGCCCGTGCGCGCCCATAAGCGGCCCGACCAGCCCGCCGGGCCCGGGAACGACACGCTGGCGCCCGGCGAGAGCTCGAAGCCGCCTCCCCCGATGGCCGCGCCGCTGTTGCCCGACAATGTGGCCGGCCAGATCGTGCTCGTGCAGTTGTTCCGCAGCGTGAAGACCGTCGTGCCGGCTGCCTCGGCACCCGGCTGTACTTGCCACCAGCTGATCCCTGCTGATGCACAACGCAGATTTTGAACATATGAATACGATGCACACGACATCGCTGAATGTCGTGTCGTGACTAAAGTTCTAGTAAACGATAGTAACTTGCAGACGTACCGATGAGGAGCAGAAGGGCCCGGATCCGTGCGGCTTCCATCGGAACTGTTTCTGCTGATCCAGCCACAAGAGCTTGTTGGTTGGCGATGGCAGCGGATGATCTCTTGGACGATGCGTGCGCGCTGCAGCTAGAAGATGAACAGGTAAGTTGTGGTGTGGAAGCAATTGGCCGGATACTTTTCTTAATTGTGATATATATACAGACGTATGCGATATATCGGGAGATTGATAGGTGGGAAACTCGGGAGCTTATATCGGGGTTCGTTGAGAATTTGGAGGAAGGCACGACCAACGCCCAATGTCATGTCCAACTCATGCCATGACCCCTCTACGCGTAAATTTAGGTGCAGTGGCTTGGATTAATCGGCGCATTGCTTCAGCTGTGATGGTAGTGGCGCTTTAGTTCAGGCAAGAAATCCGTAAGAGAGGAGAATACTGATAGCCATGCCATGTTTAAAGAGGCGGTTACCAAGACCTTTGATTCGGAAAATGTTGCCGTCTTGGAAACTTATCGAGAACTCTATGGAACGGACATAGGCAGTAAAACGACTAGCGGGCGGCCGTGCCAGCCAACGGCCCCAATATGGAAATTTACCGTTTTCATAACCGCTTGACCCTAATTAGGAAACCACCCCAAATCGGGCGTCCAACCCCCGGCTGCGTCGCGCACGTGGTGTGTGAACCCGCCGATGTCCGAAAAATCAAGCGCGTCGCGCTCCCACAAATTAGGTAATTTTCTGATTAGCTAATTAGGGTACCTCTAACAAGGAGAAGTCTTGCGTGTTCGATGTCTCAAGTGCATGCACGTCGATTTATTTCGGTTTAACTGTTTAAAATGTCATAATTTTCAAACTGAGTATTGGAATTACGATCCGTTTTCACTACTAGCTCTATCGTGACGagatcttcaaaactagatctcaCTTGgatatattttgacaaatattTCCTGAAAAGCAACTTTTGTGTTAAATGGTGGAATTTTTTGTCCTTTTATGCAACTTTGTCTGGAGTGCTACATTGGAGCGAAAGTTGATATAGAAAAGACAAAGTTGTCGACAAAATGAGTCAAAGCAATACACTGAAAATTTGACAACATAAAGCAACATTGGAGTGATAGTAACTCGTTATTGCAAAGTCGTTTGTAGAGGATCAAAAGTTGTTTTCATACTAGCAATTTTGTTGATGTGTTGGCAGTTTTATCATTAGCGCTagcaattttcttttctatgcCAACAACTCTTCACATAataattgttgttgttctagaaaacaacagtagtacggggtgccaatgctcgatggctcAAGTGCGAGAATAATATGTAGggtgtgtacgccggccttatagcgaaggtcgccgtacacttggacaagtttgacaggtcgatattttttgaataggttcggtcgactcTGCGGccacgacttagtcctatgttaggagaggcttcgagggggtcgttagccgggtgtttgggccgaactcgtctttccaaatcacctatggcgagagatctctaggggccgcctcggacttgggatgaacttgtcttcccaagtagcgaggttgggataccctcgagattctaacccgatccctctacttcgagtcgaggtcgtactagacggctcggaacctcgaaactaggcttcccaAGTCGCGTTCCCGAGGTCGAGCCGAGACTaagctcgacccaagcactcgagagcaggctccttaggttgctccagccctctcccctttgatcttattccaatggagagtaAATGATACATgtccccatggggggtatttatagcttaggtgtccatgacaaaaaaccatggctacccttgagggagagggaaagtgaGGGCAAGTGGTAAACTCCTTCCTACACCTTTCTTGGTTCCTACTCAAGCTCCACTTTTGTGATTTTGACCGGTTTTTGGGATttgttgacttagtcgtcgccacgtaggattatggcccggcccatgtaaggattttattatattacaacgaTAACAACTTTGGCTACTACACTGGCAACTTTGACTCACGTACTACCGACTTTCATCGCTATATCGGCAACTTTGACTCACATACTACCGACTTTGGTTGCTATACCGGCAACTTTCAATGTCACACTATCAACTTTGGTCGCTATACCGGCAACTTTGACTATCTAGCAATTTCGGTTGGTATACCGGCGGTAACTTTGACTCACATACTACCAACTTTGAATGTTGTTTGTGCAACTGTCACTTACATGATAGTACTTCATACTGGCAATTTTGATGCGCATACTAGTAACTTTGGTATTTATATCGGAAACTATACACATACTAGCAAATTTGGCTACTATGCGGACGCTATGGGGACAACTTTTACTGACATACTTGCACCTTTGACTATTACGCGAACAATTTTGActcacatactagcaactttgactaTTACGTTGACAATTTTGACTCACATACTAACAACTTCGGTCTCTGTATCAGCAAATTTGGCTATTATACCGACAACTTTCACTCACATACTAGCAATTTTGGTTTATATACCGGCAACGTTAACTaccatactagcaactttgacaACGTTCTAGCAGTTATTGCTCTTGTACCGCCAACTTTTGCTCCTCTAACAGTTATGATTTTGCTCCACTGTAACAACTATCACTCAATCACAAATAACTTCCTTGTGACTTTGTGCAGTTTTTCGCTAATGTGTCGGCAACTTTGACTGATGTGCTACAACAAGGTCACCAATAACAGCAAATTTGACTCACATAATAGCAACTTTGGCTTCTATATTGGCAACTTTGACTTATATAATAGGTTTTTGTTCCAGTTTAACAACTTTCATCCGGTCACAAATAATTTAGGTGTGTTTGATGGCAACTTTGACTACTATACTAACAAATTTGACTATCATGCTAGCAACTTTGTCTCATATACCTGCATTTCTTGTTCCATATTATCAACTTAGGTTTTTAtgctaacaaattttactctTACACTAACAACTTTGGATCCTATATTAGCAAATTTGTCTCTTTCGATAGCAATTTTTTCTCCACTCTAGCAACTTTCGCTTCATCACAAATAACTTTGGCCTGCCTTGATGGAAAATTTGTTGATGTATTGGCGCCTTTGTCTTCCGTGGAGGCAATTTTGACTGTCATACTAACAACTATTGCCCACATAATAGCATTTTTTTCTAAATCTGACAACTTTGTCTATGTTCTTGCAACGTTGATAGGCGTAACAATTTTGGATCAAAAAGCAACAACGATGAATATTTTAACAACTAAACAATAATATCTAGCAACTAAGCACACATTTTAGCAACTTTATAGGACAAGTAAAATTGTGACATGCAACTAACCAGCAATCCCCTATCCCCTCACCTCTCTTTCCTTCTTGGGCTAGAGGCTAGAGCCCACCTCTCTCACAcacttattttctttccttcatGGGCCATACCTCCCCGTCCTGGCCCATCAAGTGGAGAACTACGTAATCTCTCGTCATCCTCGTTGCTTCCACCTCCAGAAAGCTCCACTGCATGCTGGTTGTCGAACTCTTCTTCGATTCTCTCGTTCCCATACGTTTTTCCTCAAATTGATGCATGGGAATTGTCTCCCTTCACCCCACAGACCGATTCTGCCCTTCAACTCTCTGTTTCATCTCCTAAATCCTTCCCAATTTGTAATTGAAGGCTGCAaggaggggaaggaggagggaggctgcggcggttgcgaagaggaggagggagaccgTGGCGgctgcgaggaggaggacggccgCGACGCGAGGAGGCAGACAGCAACAGAGAGTGCAGCGGTGAGGAGACCCAAGCGCAGGCAAGGCGGCAAGTAGGAAGAACTGGAGGGACAGGAAGGGCGCGGTTGCGCGAGGTTGCTGATCGGGACCAAAGGGAGCAGCAGCGGGAGgcaggggagggaggaggaggagagagagcaGGCTGGGGGCgacggagaggaaggggagcaCGCGGGTCGTTCGGGGCACCTGGTCGGGACTCGGGAACACGCGGGCCGTTCAACGAGTGTGCGCCCGTTCGTTGAAAAAAGTGCAGCTGCATTTTTTAGCGCTTGGGTAAATTATATATATACCACTGAGAACGTGGTCCGTTCCAAATATATCACTAATTTTTTCCCCAGCTCCTAATGTAAATTTAACCTTGCCACCAGTTCCAAATATAGCATTACCACCAATTGAACATTAAAACGCTTCTGGAAAGACCGATTTGCCCTTTGTGTTGATCTCTATAGATACCTCGGTAATCCATGCATGCGTGGatatttccaaaaaaattaacataAAACTTCAATAATACATTTTAAACATATTGCGTCATCGTTACCTAGGGATTTAAGTGGAATCCTACCTGAGTCCCAGTGTCCCAATAATACTTCTAGTGCGTTAGGTATTTAATTCAGACCCACTTGACACCCTACCGTTACCATTTTCATCGAAAACGACGCGAAAAACTAATTTTCAGGGAAGCAACAAAGAACAACATAGTGAACCCTCGCAGTTTAGACAAGATTAGCTACTCCACTCTCAATATTGTGACATAACAAAGAAATTGATCGGACATGGGGGCCTATTATCTTGAACCTGGATAATTTGGTCTGCTAAGTTCGCACGGTATTCTCTCGTCGCCTGTAGTTTTTAAGTCGATCATGCGACGATGGTTGCACGAAGAGCATGTGCTCctagatgcaaataaaacgaTTCTTCAAAAACTCAAAATAATTTACACAGGTAAATAACCCTAATCTTGCCGATGAGGTCTTCGGCAATTTCCTCGATTCACCTCGTTCGTTCGCACACTACCTTCTTTGGTGCTACTCACGTTTCAAGcatgaagagaaagaagaCGTTGGAGTACACGAAAAAGATGAAGGAGATGACCACACAAATGTAGTGCATTTTGTAACACATGACGAGCCAAAAGGGTGTCATCATTGTCTCGTTGCAAACACGTGCCATCTAATTTTTGGATTTTGTGGAAATATTTTTGGCattgatgatttttttaaagagagagaaggggctTCTAGCAAAAAAAACCCGAAGGAAACAGTAAGGCAAGACACATGTACCCTGGAATTACAGAAACAACCTCACGGAACAGCAAATATAACAACAAGGTCCTTTCTGTAAAGCGTCATCTTTGTATCCTTTGTCTTCATGGCAGTGCTTCGCTTGCTAGAGAATAGAATGAAGTTACAGTCCTATAGTGCATCACGCGTCCGTCATTGATGAGGCCTCATTAGTGGCAGACAAGAAAGGCCAACCACTGACGAGGGGTAATCAACGACGAGCAGAAgaggcccgtcactaatgagGGGTCATCTCAGACCTTTTCGGCCCGTCACTGAGGCCTGTCACTGACAGTGTGCCACCTATATtgcgttttgtagtagtgatcTAGTCTTGCAGAAATCAGCAAGCTCTTCTCATGCTAGAAGATCCCCAGCCGATACTCGTTCAACCTGAAGTGTCCAACGATCCTCTGTGTTGCGATAAAACACAACTATGGTGCATTTCTGGAGGAAATAGTAGGCAAACTTAGTTACAGTACATTTTTTCGGTACACTTTTTTTTAcgggtagtttttttttc
This is a stretch of genomic DNA from Brachypodium distachyon strain Bd21 chromosome 1, Brachypodium_distachyon_v3.0, whole genome shotgun sequence. It encodes these proteins:
- the LOC100835604 gene encoding calcium uniporter protein 2, mitochondrial, with protein sequence MAFCQTIARSLRAGRNAAAAVPLPKPPPPIVPSPARRTLPIVPAAVEDCPPLAFLRPRPATVRAYSTVSVPLPHHCFPAFPVGDKLFDGLRLNGLITPPSAVAWTAPDHHQETSGVTLQEARKVARAAEMELARATLRSNTESVVSGSAYAALCVDMAGGAEAGGRRLARALDDAGVVIVLGDAVFLRPDMVAKAIGTILPGAARGDEARRVLREKKELEAMEAEKAAIDARAAAQVRGELWCGLGLLAAQTLGFMRLTFWELSWDVMEPVCFFVTSLYFMSGYAFFMRTAAEPSFEGFYRSRFESRRRRLMRDRRFDVARYNALKHGAGSAGYAGQSDPLFRHVTPSSCTSVAASVL
- the LOC100835911 gene encoding pathogenesis-related protein 5 isoform X1, with the protein product MEAARIRALLLLIAGISWWQVQPGAEAAGTTVFTLRNNCTSTIWPATLSGNSGAAIGGGGFELSPGASVSFPGPAGWSGRLWARTGCVASGDSSLACATGDCGGAARCSLGGATPVTLAEFTLGGADGKDFYDVSLVDGYNVGIGVAATAGDRVNGATCGYAGCVGDVNAMCPAELQVPAAAGGKEGEQGGATTVACRSACEAFGTAEYCCTGAHGGPDSCGPTEYSRLFKAACPAAYSYAYDDATSTFTCGTGAQYLITFCPVQQQ
- the LOC100835911 gene encoding pathogenesis-related protein 5 isoform X2 translates to MEAARIRALLLLIGISWWQVQPGAEAAGTTVFTLRNNCTSTIWPATLSGNSGAAIGGGGFELSPGASVSFPGPAGWSGRLWARTGCVASGDSSLACATGDCGGAARCSLGGATPVTLAEFTLGGADGKDFYDVSLVDGYNVGIGVAATAGDRVNGATCGYAGCVGDVNAMCPAELQVPAAAGGKEGEQGGATTVACRSACEAFGTAEYCCTGAHGGPDSCGPTEYSRLFKAACPAAYSYAYDDATSTFTCGTGAQYLITFCPVQQQ